The Penicillium psychrofluorescens genome assembly, chromosome: 2 nucleotide sequence ggtggtgatcgGCCTGCTTGATGTTGAGCAGAGTCTATACTTACTTCCCAAGTTTCTCCAGGCCGAGTACAGAGTTAATAAATAGTACTAGGTCGTAGGGATTGTCTTTTCCATAGAAACAAACAGTACTCATCagatctcttcttcttttttcaaTAGAGTCAAGATTGTAACTGAATATTCGGCTCTGCTCTGCTCGCCATGGCTCTCTACACCATCGATGCTCTCCGACATCGGCAGATACATTGTCACGTGCCCAGCATTTCACCGATCGCCGGTCCGCTGAGTCATCTCCTCTACTAATCGGGGCGTCCTTATTTGCCCGTGATTTTTCCCTTGGTGAACTCGGAAGGACCGATTGACTGTAATTGCTCGGAGAGTTGGACGGTGCGCAACATGACTGTGAGTGTCTCATGGCCCAACTAGTTTCCAGCCCAATTGATTTTCCCCAAGTACTGACCTTCCTCTCCTCATGCAGTCCCGATTGATGCCATCCGCCAGCACTGGCCGGCGTTGGGTCTTGCTGCGCGGTTCTGTCGCCAGTTCTGTCGCTAGAACCCAACAGCGTCGGACTTTCGCCTCCACTggtgtcttcttctcacAAGCCTTCCACTCCCAGCTAGACGACCCTGATACGGCCGCGGTTTTCTCCTCCATGCAGGCCTCCAAGGCCGTGCCCCAGACCCTCACCGAAAAGATTGTCCAGCAGTACTCCGTCGGGCTCGCCAAGGACAAATTCGTCAAGTCGGGCGACTACGTGACCATCTCACCTCACCGATGCATGACCCACGATAACTCGTGGCCGGTGGCCCTGAAGTTCATGTCTATCGGTGCCTCCAAACTTCACAATCCGGACCAGATCGTCATGACCCTCGACCACGACGTGCAGAACAAGTCCGAGAAGAACATACAGAAATaccagcagatcgaagactTTGCCAAGCTACATGGCGTCGAATTCTACCCAGCCGGACGCGGAATCGGACATCAAATTATGGTAGAAGAGGGTTTCGCTTGGTAATGTCGCATGCTTCCTGCAATTCACATTCTTTGCTAACGAGAGCAAGGCCCGGAACCATGGTAGTTGCCTCGGACAGTCATTCGAACATGTATGGCGGACTAGGTTGTGTGGGAACTGCTGTCGTACGAACAGATGCTGCAAGTATATGTTAGTGCCCTTTCCGATTTTCTTGCATGACCCCAAGGATCTGATATAAAACATAGGGGCGACGGGGACGAGTTGGTGGCAGATTCCACCACAAACCAAGGTCACATTGACCGGAACCATGCCTCCCGGCGTGACGGGCAAAGATGTGATTGTAGCCCTATGTGGACTGTTTGATAAAGATGATGTCCTGAACCACGCCATCGAGTTCACTGGTTCCGAGGAAACCATGAGAAGTCTGCCCGTGGATGACCGGTTGACGATCGCAAATATGACCACCGAGTGGGGCGCGCTGACCGGCCTATTCCCCATCGACGACGTATTGAAGGGCTGGCTGAGGGCTAAGGCGACGACTGCCGCCATGGGTCTAGCCGATGGCCCTTTTAAGACCTTGGCCCCGCAGCAGTTCACCCATCCGCGTTTGGAGCAGCTGTTTGCAAACCCCTTGACTGCCGATAAGGGAGCCAAATACGCCAAGGAGCTGTTCTTGGATCTGTCCTCGCTGTCTCCGTACGTGTCGGGCCCTAACTCCGTGAAGGTGGCTACTCCTCTCAATGAATTGGAGGCCGCCGATATCAAGGTGGACAAGGCCTACCTCGTCTCTTGTACGAACTCACGCGCTTCTGATatcgccgccgctgcccgCGTGTTCAAGGAGGCCGCTGAAAAGAATGGCGGTCAAATCCCTAAGATCGCGGACGGCGTCAAGTTCTATATTGCCGCCGCTTCTATCCCCGAGCAGATCGCTGCTGAGGAAGCTGGTGACTGGCAGACTCTGCTTGATGCCGGTGCCACGGCTCTGCCCGCTGGGTGCGGACCTTGCATTGGCCTAGGTACTGGTCTTCTTGAGCCCGGCGAGGTTGGCATCAGCGCCTCTAACCGCAACTTCAAGGGCCGGATGGGCTCGACGGATGCTAAGGCGTACCTCTCTAGCCCTGAGATTGTGGCGGCGAGCGCCCTAAACGGTAAACTATGTGGACCTGGCTGGTATCAGACACCCGAGGGCTGGGATGGTGTCATTCGGGGCGAGGGTGAGAGTCCAGGCCGGATGATCACCGCGGAGGAGGCTCTCGAGAAAGTGATTGGCCAGATCGATGAGCTTGtggccgacggcgagaagaaatTTGCCCCTGAGCcgaccgagaccgaggccgaagcTTCTTCGACAGGCGATGCCTTGGTTGAAGTGTACCCTGGATTCCCTGAGCGGGTCTCCGGTGAGATCGTCTTCTGTGACGCCGACAACATTAACACCGATGGGATCTATCCGGGAAAATTCACCTACCAGGACGATGTGTCCGTTGAGACCATGGCTGAGGTGTGCATGTCTAACTATGACACCGAGTTCTCTTCAATTGCCAAGCAAGGCGATATCCTGGTGTCTGGCTTCAACTTTGGCTGTGGCAGTTCGCGCGAGCAAGCCGCCACTGCCATTCTGGCCAAGCAAATCCCTCTCGTGGTGTCCGGCAGTTTCGGCAACATCTTCTCGCGGAATAGCATCAACAACGCTCTAATGGGACTGGAGGTTCCACGTCTAATTACCCGTCTACGTGAGGCTTTTGGGTCTGACGGCAAGGCCCTAACCCGTCGTACGGGCTGGACGTTGACCTGGGATGTGCGCCGCAGCCAGATCGAGGTGCAGGAGGGCCCGAATGGGCCTAAGTGGACGCACAAGGTCGGTGAGCTGCCGCCGAACGTGCAGgagatcatcgccaaggGCGGCCTGGAGAAGTGGGTTAAGAACGCGATCGgagcttgagcttgagcGGATCGAAGGCGGAATCTGGCGTTTGACGTGATACCCGAGCTATATTGTGCTATACACAGCGCTTCTGTTGTAGAATGTGTCGGTGTTGCGACCAAAATGTACAAAAAGCAATTTTCTGTTGAAAAAGCGCATTCTTGAAAATTCATCTTGTTTTACACTTAACCAGTCTTATCCTCTCTTTCACCAGGAGATCGCCCCGTGCTAAGCCCCGTTCGAGCAGCAACAATTCCTCTCTGCAACCATCAATGACTATTAACATGCCCCTGTATAACCAGCATGGACCCTGTCACTGTCTTCGGCATCATATCAGGAGGCGTCCAGGTCGCCGGGGCTATCCTCTCGACAGTCGACGGGCTAAACAAGCTACTCGGTAAATTCAAGGATGCCGATCTGACTATTGAATCCATGATCCGCGAGCTAAAATGCATCCGAACCGCCTTGACGAGCTTGCGCGAATGGGCTGAGGAGAGAAAATcccctcctccagctcagATTTCTCGTGAAATCCCTCATTTTGGAGATCCTCAAGAACTTCCCGGTAATTTGGAACAGGGGCCACCAAGTAGTCGATCTGCGACGCCAGAAGGCATGCGTCGATATGCCCCAGAAGCCACCATGCCCCCGGGTACTGGCGTTCGTGATTTGAGGCTGCCGGATCAGCCAGATTTGCCTCCCCATCTAACGGCACTGCTGCGAGAATCTCAACACAGATCATCCCTGCCACAACTTGAACAacaagcagcagaaaaaCCTAAGCAGCATCAAAACACGCCTCATAATATTCCTGGGACATCGGCAACAATTATTCCTCGGCCTATACCTGTTCGAtggccatcaccacccaCGCAGGCTTCTCCGGATGGGTATAGGGCCGGACTTTCTATTCCTACTGTTCCTTCTCCCGTCTCAGTATTGGAGCAACAGGATGATGCAGCATACATTCCCCGAACGATACCATCCACACAGAATTTAATTCTTCCCCGGTCTCAGTCTGGGTCAGTGTCTTCTCCGAAAAAAGCCAGCCATGACGAGAGCCCTGATTATGGATCTGATTCGgagtctttttcttcggtcTATACTGCATCCGAGGGCCAGGCTGAGCCAGACACCGATGTGAATGTGAGGTCTGGTATTCATGAACTTCGCGAAGGTGTCCATGAGCTGGCTATTCACACTTTGTAAATATTGTATTATGGATGTCCTATAGTGTCTCCGTTGATTAGTTGTAAATAGTCCCTATCTGTAGAGTGTCTATACAAGCCCTCTAGTCATTCACGTCTATCCACACTTTGAATAGTTTGATACATATTGAGTTCCCAAATGCGAAATTGTAGCCTGGTTTACCAAAAATCCTGATCAGTCAAAGTATTGCTTGCAGTGGTGGTCATGGTGATGTTATCAACAATAGACAGTCGACTAGGATCGAGGGTCCTTGGTGAGAGGAGTCTAGAGAGTGGGGTACAGAGCTTATATTCGGCAAGATGGTTTACCTAGGCCTATCGATCGTGTTCATAACCAGAAAGACAGGAAATTACCCAGATTCGATACCAATGGCCCGGGGAGCTACATGGTAACTGTATGTACAAAAGGAAGAGATTTCGCTTTTAAGCCCCTCCCCCGATCGTATAACCTCAGGCTGGGATTGTTGGTTAGGGCTAGATCTCACGCCTCACCACGGCTGGATACCATTCACGTTGATGGCTTTCCCCTCGTCAGCGTCACGCTTTCCTTGCACAACATCTTTCACGAAGTTTCCCCCAGCCGAGGGCTCGATAGCGCCGATCTAGATATTCATCAGTCAGCCCTGGCCCTTTACAGTTGCGCTGGATGCTCACCTTCTTCAGCGTTTCCGGGCCAATACCGGCCAACCCAGTCGCGAGGAAGCCGGGTGAAACAGCAAAGACTTTGACACCGTCGTTTTTGAGGATACGATACCACTGTCGCATCATCATGTTGAGGCCCGTCTTGGAGCTGCGATACGCATCCGTTGGATTCATCTTGCTGGGTTTGGGCCATCCAGCATCCGGCGAAGTGTTGAGCGCAGCATACTGTGCATCCATCCGTTCTGTGTCGACAAGGGGAGATGTGCCACTCGTGATGAACAGCAGCCGCGGCTGGGCTGCTTTGAGCAACAGCGGGAGAAAGAGCGAGGTGGTAACCTGGGCGCCGGTGACGTTGGTATCCCAAGATTTGTTCCAGCCTTCCCGGAGAGTGAGCTCGCCGGCTTGAATTGCACCGTCAAAATTGGCGCCAGCGTTGTTGATGAGTACATCGAGCTTGCCGTAGGTCTTTGTCACATACTCAACAGCGGCTTCAATTGAGGCATCGCTCGCGACATCAATTTGAACCACGCTGAGTGTGCTGCGAGTCTGAGGGATCTCTTTTTGGATCTTGGCGATGGCTTCTTCGCCCTTCTCACGAGCGCGACTAccaatgatgatgttgtAGGGGATCGACTCCTTGCAGAGCGCTCTGACCA carries:
- a CDS encoding uncharacterized protein (ID:PFLUO_003110-T1.cds;~source:funannotate); translated protein: MTSRLMPSASTGRRWVLLRGSVASSVARTQQRRTFASTGVFFSQAFHSQLDDPDTAAVFSSMQASKAVPQTLTEKIVQQYSVGLAKDKFVKSGDYVTISPHRCMTHDNSWPVALKFMSIGASKLHNPDQIVMTLDHDVQNKSEKNIQKYQQIEDFAKLHGVEFYPAGRGIGHQIMVEEGFAWPGTMVVASDSHSNMYGGLGCVGTAVVRTDAASIWATGTSWWQIPPQTKVTLTGTMPPGVTGKDVIVALCGLFDKDDVLNHAIEFTGSEETMRSLPVDDRLTIANMTTEWGALTGLFPIDDVLKGWLRAKATTAAMGLADGPFKTLAPQQFTHPRLEQLFANPLTADKGAKYAKELFLDLSSLSPYVSGPNSVKVATPLNELEAADIKVDKAYLVSCTNSRASDIAAAARVFKEAAEKNGGQIPKIADGVKFYIAAASIPEQIAAEEAGDWQTLLDAGATALPAGCGPCIGLGTGLLEPGEVGISASNRNFKGRMGSTDAKAYLSSPEIVAASALNGKLCGPGWYQTPEGWDGVIRGEGESPGRMITAEEALEKVIGQIDELVADGEKKFAPEPTETEAEASSTGDALVEVYPGFPERVSGEIVFCDADNINTDGIYPGKFTYQDDVSVETMAEVCMSNYDTEFSSIAKQGDILVSGFNFGCGSSREQAATAILAKQIPLVVSGSFGNIFSRNSINNALMGLEVPRLITRLREAFGSDGKALTRRTGWTLTWDVRRSQIEVQEGPNGPKWTHKVGELPPNVQEIIAKGGLEKWVKNAIGA
- a CDS encoding uncharacterized protein (ID:PFLUO_003111-T1.cds;~source:funannotate), producing METAETILITGGNAGLGLEMVRALCKESIPYNIIIGSRAREKGEEAIAKIQKEIPQTRSTLSVVQIDVASDASIEAAVEYVTKTYGKLDVLINNAGANFDGAIQAGELTLREGWNKSWDTNVTGAQVTTSLFLPLLLKAAQPRLLFITSGTSPLVDTERMDAQYAALNTSPDAGWPKPSKMNPTDAYRSSKTGLNMMMRQWYRILKNDGVKVFAVSPGFLATGLAGIGPETLKKIGAIEPSAGGNFVKDVVQGKRDADEGKAINVNGIQPW